From the Euphorbia lathyris chromosome 6, ddEupLath1.1, whole genome shotgun sequence genome, one window contains:
- the LOC136233160 gene encoding uncharacterized protein, which translates to MIIASSEFAQKKDATEKRFLYDIVANGRNGIDVDKFDYIVRDCRASGLGCSFEFPRLMETMRILGDEICYRAKDYLSVHKLFATRADLYRTVYTHPKVKAIELMIVDALLKANDYLGISSYAQDPSEYWKLDDTVIKIIETAPDEQLRESRDLILRIRRRDLYQFCNEYAVPKDKIEHFQDVSAQDIICSQKNGGMLLKEEDIAVSNVRIDLTRGMDNPLESINFFKDYESEEKFPIAEDRISHLLPTSYQDMIVRVYAKKPELVAAVVEAFENFQLKTYGIKTQVHATPEKKKRRI; encoded by the exons ATGATAATTGCTAGCTCAGAATTTGCACAGAAAAAA GATGCGACAGAGAAACGCTTCTTGTATGATATTGTTGCCAATGGTCGCAATGGAATTGATGTAGACAA GTTCGATTACATTGTTCGTGACTGCCGAGCTAGTGGTCTAGGATGCAGTTTTGAGTTTCCTAG GTTAATGGAGACAATGCGAATTTTGGGGGATGAGATTTGCTATCGTGCTAAGGATT ATCTTTCCGTCCACAAGTTGTTTGCCACTCGTGCTGACCTTTATCGCACAGTTTATACTCATCCAAAAGTCAAG GCTATTGAACTTATGATAGTTGATGCCTTATTGAAGGCGAATGATTATTTGGGAATTTCATCATACGCTCAAGATCCTTCAGAATATTGGAAG TTAGATGATACAGTTATCAAGATTATCGAGACAGCTCCGGATGAACAACTAAGGGAATCTAGGGATTTGATTCTCCGCATACGCAGGAGAGACTTGTACCAG TTCTGTAACGAGTATGCTGTTCCTAAAGACAAAATAGAACATTTCCAAGATGTTTCCGCACAGGATATTATTTGTTCCCAG AAAAATGGTGGCATGCTACTGAAGGAAGAGGATATTGCTGTCAGCAATGTTAGGATTGATTTAACTCGTGGTATGGATAATCCTCTTGAAAG CATCAATTTTTTCAAG GATTATGAAAGTGAGGAGAAATTCCCCATAGCCGAAGATCGCATAAGTCACTTGCTACCAACATCTTATCAAGACATGATAGTGAGGGTTTATGCCAAAAAGCCTGAACTG GTAGCAGCAGTTGTTGAGGCTTTTGAAAATTTCCAGTTGAAGACATATGGGATAAAGACACAAGTGCATGCAACTCCAGAAAAGAAGAAACGCCGAATATGA